A DNA window from Malus domestica chromosome 12, GDT2T_hap1 contains the following coding sequences:
- the LOC103451063 gene encoding cell division cycle 5-like protein codes for MRIMIKGGVWKNTEDEILKAAVMKYGKNQWARISSLLVRKSAKQCKARWYEWLDPSIKKTEWTREEDEKLLHLAKLMPTQWRTIAPIVGRTPSQCLERYEKLLDAACVKDENYEPGDDPRKLRPGEIDPNPESKPARPDPVDMDEDEKEMLSEARARLANTRGKKAKRKAREKQLEEARRLASLQKRRELKAAGIDTRQRKRKRKGIDYNAEIPFEKKPPPGFYDVADEDRPVEQPNYPTTIEELEGKRRIDVEAQLRKQDIAKNKIAQRQDAPSAILQANKMNDPETVRKRSKLMLPAPQISDNELEEIAKMGYANDLAVEEFAEGSGATRALLANYSQTPRLGMTPSRTPQRTPAGKGDAIMMEAENLARMRESQTPLLGGDNPELHPSDFSGVTPRKKEIQTPNLMLTPSATPGGGLTPRTGLTPRVGMTPSRDSFGMTPKGTPIRDELRINEEIDTPNSAKLEQRRNLQFGFGSLPQPKNEYQIVVQPVPEDNEEPEEKIEEDMSDRLARERAEEEARQQALLRKRSKVLQRELPRPPSASLDLIRNSLIKADGDRSSFVPPTPIEQADEMVKVELLSLLEHDNAKYPFTEKVDKRKKKGSKRSANGPTTSVPVIEDFEEDELKEADSLIKEDAEILRVAMRHENETLDEFVEAHKTCLNDLMYFPTRGAYGLSSVAGNMEKLAALQSEFENVKKKMDDDIQKAASIENKVKVRTYGYEMRAKEGLWPKIEETFKQIDTAAKELECFKALQKQERLAATHRINNIWEEVQNQKELERQLQKRYGNLVAEVERGQQRMDELRAEAEKQEIAARNSDLELAEATANVTVQQTTENPDHVTASDEPGNAVPGGASHVEGTNQQMDGVQEQASTGPEGDMDNDAKKVHATPADDVNLPDNMPSAVEGDNVSDSVVASENLKVNDPDVCKDQKVEMPQNVTEIEGTVQAAGDDGFANGTAAIVSVEGEVNSTENAAPQI; via the exons ATGAGGATTATGATCAAAGGAGGCGTGTGGAAGAACACGGAGGATGAGATCCTCAAGGCGGCGGTCATGAAGTATGGGAAGAACCAGTGGGCTCGAATCTCGTCGCTCTTGGTTCGCAAATCCGCTAAGCAGTGTAAGGCGAGATGGTACGAGTGGCTCGACCCCTCCATCAAAAAG ACTGAGTGGACTAGAGAAGAGGATGAGAAGCTTCTGCATCTTGCTAAGCTCATGCCTACACAATGGAGGACCATTGCCCCGATTGTTGGTCGTACACCGTCACAGTGCCTAGAGCGGTATGAGAAGTTGCTTGATGCAGCCTGTGTTAAGGATGAGAATTATGAACCGGGTGATGATCCACGGAAACTGCGGCCTGGAGAGATTGACCCAAATCCCGAGTCAAAGCCTGCTCGTCCTGATCCTGTTGATATGGATGAGGATGAGAAGGAGATGCTTTCAGAGGCACGAGCTCGGTTAGCAAACACTaggggaaagaaagctaaaaGGAAAGCCAGGGAGAAACAGCTTGAAGAGGCCAGAAGGCTTGCTTCGCTGCAGAAAAGGAGAGAATTAAAGGCTGCTGGCATTGATACTAGGCAGCGAAAGAGGAAAAGGAAGGGAATAGACTACAATGCGGaaattccctttgagaagaagCCTCCTCCAGGCTTTTATGATGTTGCTGATGAAGATAGACCAGTGGAGCAGCCTAACTACCCTACGACTATTGAGGAACTCGAGGGGAAGAGAAGGATTGATGTGGAAGCACAGTTAAGAAAGCAAGATATTGCTAAGAACAAAATTGCTCAAAGGCAGGATGCTCCATCAGCTATACTGCAAGCCAATAAGATGAATGATCCGGAAACAGTTAGGAAGAGATCAAAACTAATGCTTCCTGCACCCCAAATTTCGGACAATGAATTGGAGGAAATTGCAAAGATGGGTTATGCTAATGATCTTGCAGTTGAAGAATTCGCTGAAGGTAGCGGTGCAACTCGAGCTCTTCTTGCAAATTATTCCCAGACACCAAGGCTAGGAATGACACCTTCACGAACGCCTCAAAGAACACCTGCTGGTAAGGGTGATGCTATCATGATGGAAGCAGAAAATTTGGCCAGGATGAGAGAGTCACAGACACCATTATTAGGAGGAGATAATCCAGAGTTGCACCCATCAGATTTCTCTGGGGTCACTCCtagaaaaaaggaaattcaaacgCCAAATCTGATGCTTACTCCTTCTGCAACTCCTGGAGGTGGTCTTACACCTAGAACAGGTCTTACGCCTAGAGTTGGCATGACGCCATCAAGGGATTCTTTTGGCATGACCCCAAAGGGGACTCCCATTAGGGATGAGCTTCGTATCAATGAAGAAATAGATACACCTAATAGTGCAAAACTGGAGCAGCGTAGAAACTTGCAGTTTGGTTTTGGCAGTTTACCACAGCCTAAGAATGAGTACCAGATTGTCGTACAACCAGTTCCAGAGGATAATGAAGAACCTGAGGAGAAGATTGAAGAAGACATGTCTGATAGGCTAGCCAGAGAAAGGGCCGAGGAAGAAGCACGCCAACAAGCATTACTTAGGAAGAGATCGAAAGTATTGCAGAGGGAGCTCCCTAGACCTCCTTCTGCCTCATTGGATCTCATCAGAAATTCCTTGATAAAAGCAGATGGAGATAGGAGTTCATTTGTTCCTCCTACTCCTATTGAGCAGGCTGATGAAATGGTTAAAGTAGAACTTCTTAGCCTACTAGAGCACGATAATGCCAAGTATCCGTTTACTGAGAAAGTAGACAAACGGAAAAAGAAAGGTTCCAAGCGCAGTGCCAATGGACCTACTACTTCTGTCCCTGTGATAGAAgattttgaagaagatgaactgAAAGAG GCTGATTCATTGATAAAGGAAGATGCAGAAATTCTTCGTGTTGCAATGAGGCATGAAAACGAAACCCTAGATGAATTTGTTGAAGCACACAAAACTTGCCTGAACGATCTCATGTACTTCCCTACTCGTGGCGCTTATGGTCTATCAAGTGTTGCTGGAAATATGGAGAAGCTTGCAGCTTTACAGAGTGAGTTTGAGaatgtgaagaagaagatggatgaTGATATCCAGAAGGCAGCAAGCATTGAGAACAAGGTTAAAGTTCGCACATATGGTTATGAG ATGCGGGCTAAAGAGGGTCTCTGGCCAAAAATTGAGGAAACGTTTAAGCAGATCGACACTGCTGCAAAAGAACTTGAGTGCTTTAAAGCTTTACAGAAGCAAGAAAGATTAGCGGCAACACACCGGATAAATAATATCTGGGAGGAAGTTCAGAATCAAAAGGAGCTTGAGCGGCAACTACAGAAGCGGTATGGCAATCTTGTAGCTGAGGTGGAAAGGGGACAGCAGCGCATGGATGAACTCAGAGCAGAAgcagaaaaacaagaaattgcAGCCAGGAATTCTGATCTGGAGTTGGCTGAGGCTACAGCAAATGTGACTGTTCAACAGACAACTGAAAATCCTGATCATGTAACTGCTTCAGACGAGCCTGGAAATGCTGTTCCCGGTGGTGCATCTCATGTTGAAGGAACAAatcaacaaatggatggtgtgcAAGAACAGGCTTCAACAGGCCCAGAAGGTGATATGGACAATGATGCCAAAAAGGTTCATGCGACGCCAGCGGATGATGTAAACTTACCTGATAACATGCCTTCTGCTGTTGAGGGAGATAACGTTTCCGACAGTGTGG